A part of Molothrus aeneus isolate 106 chromosome 10, BPBGC_Maene_1.0, whole genome shotgun sequence genomic DNA contains:
- the OTOS gene encoding otospiralin, translated as MTFTGFFIFCMLMNMLADARSIQDGDDPYQDAAALPYWPFSSNDFWSYVEYFRTLGAYNRINDMARAFFAQFPFGSHLGYHVRDHEP; from the exons ATGACATTTACTGGCTTCTTTATCTTCTGTATGCTGATGAACATGCTAGCAG ATGCCCGATCCATCCAGGATGGAGATG ATCCCTATCAGGATGCTGCAGCCTTGCCGTACTGGCCCTTCTCATCCAATGATTTCTGGTCCTATGTGGAATATTTCCGGACCTTGGGAGCCTACAACAGGATCAATGACATGGCCAGAGCCTTCTTTGCCCAGTTCCCTTTTGGGAGCCACCTTGGCTACCACGTGCGTGACCATGAGCCCTGA
- the COPS9 gene encoding COP9 signalosome complex subunit 9 yields MKPAVDEMFPEGAGPYVDLDEAGGSTGLLMDLAANEKAVHADFFNDFEDLFDDDDIQ; encoded by the exons ATGAAGCCGGCGGTGGACGAGATGTTCCCTGAGGGCGCCGGCCCGTACGTGGACCTGGATGAG GCAGGGGGAAGCACGGGGCTGCTGATGGACCTGGCCGCCAACGAGAAAGCGGTGCACGCCGACTTCTTCAACG ATTTTGAAGATCTCTTTGATGACGATGACATCCAGTGA
- the LOC136560763 gene encoding adiponectin-like, giving the protein MRGLAGFLLCSLLLLAPYSTGVAAQETPQPDPKMPCANWMGGAPGYPGHNGAPGRDGKDGRDGLKGDKGDEGPAGPKGEPGPVGSRGFPGPPGSPGIPGTPGQKGKDAFVQRSAFSVGLTERSPAPNVPIRFSKIFYNEQGHYDPSTGKFLCNVPGTYFFSYHLTVYLSDVKVSLYRKDKAVIFTYDQFQNNNVDQASGSVLLHLSSGDEVWLQVYGNGDKNGVYADNLNDSTFMGFLLYPDPDTY; this is encoded by the exons ATGAGGGGCCTGGCAGGGTTCCTGCTGTGCTcgttgctgctgctggccccctACTCCACAGGGGTGGCTGCCCAGGAGACCCCCCAGCCTGACCCCAAAATGCCATGTGCCAACTGGATGGGAGGAGCACCCGGCTACCCTGGCCACAACGGTGCCCCCGGCCGGGATGGGAAGGATGGAAGAGATGGACTCAAGGGAGATAAAGGAGATGAAG GTCCAGCAGGTCCCAAAGGTGAACCGGGCCCAGTAGGAAGCCGAGGCTTTCCCGGACCCCCTGGAtctcctggaattcctggaaCCCCAGGGCAGAAGGGCAAAGATGCTTTTGTGCAGCGCTCTGCCTTCAGCGTGGGGCTGACGGAGCGGAGCCCGGCCCCCAACGTCCCCATCCGCTTCAGCAAGATCTTCTACAACGAGCAGGGCCACTACGACCCCAGCACGGGCAAGTTCCTCTGCAACGTGCCCGGCACCTACTTCTTCTCCTACCACCTCACTGTGTACCTGTCAGACGTCAAGGTCAGCCTCTACAGGAAGGACAAGGCTGTCATCTTCACCTACGACCAGTTCCAGAACAACAACGTGGACCAAGCCAGCGGCTCCGTCCTGCTGCACCTCAGCTCCGGGGACGAGGTCTGGCTCCAGGTGTATGGGAACGGGGACAAGAATGGGGTCTATGCTGACAACCTCAATGATTCCACCTTCATGGGCTTCCTCCTGTACCCTGACCCAGATACCTACTAA